Below is a genomic region from Burkholderia pseudomultivorans.
GACGCCGGCGAATTTCGGCGACCGGCACTTCGGCGCGCTGGCCGGCTTTGCGGCGATCCTCGCGGGCAGCGCGCTGCTGATTGCGCTGCATACGATGGTCAAGCATCAGGTGCTGGCAATCAACTTCCCGATGCGCCTGCGCTGGCTGTTTCACCGGCTGATGCTCGACCAGAGCCTGTCGTTCTACGCGAACGAATTCGCCGGACGCGTGACGACCAAGATCATGCAGACCGCGCTCGCCGTACGCGACGCGCTGTTCATGTCGGTCGACGTCGTGATCGGCGTCGCCGCGTACCTGATCGGCATCCTCGCGCTCGCGGCCAGCTTCGACTGGCGGCTGACGGTGCCGCTCGCGCTGTGGGCGCTCGGCTACGGCGCGGCCTGCGCCTATTTCGTGCCGCGCCTCGGACGCGTCGGCAGCCAGCAGGCCGACGCGCGCGCGCTGATGACGGGCCGCATCACCGACGCCTATTCGAACATCACGACCGTGAAGCTGTTCTCGCACACGCGGCGCGAAGCCGACCACGCGCGCCGCGCGATGGAAGCGTTCAAGGTCACCGGCGATGCGCAGATGCGCCTCGTCAGCGCGTTCGAGATCGTCAACCACCTGCTGTCGACGCTGCTGCTGGTCGGCTCGGCCGGGCTCGCGCTGTATCTGTGGATGCATGGCGAGGCCAGCGCGGGCGTCGTCGCGGCCGTGATCGCAATGGCGCTGCGGCTGTCGAGCTATTCGCACTGGATCATGTGGGAGATGACCGAGCTGTTCGAGAACGTCGGCACGATCCAGGACGGCATCACGACGCTGACCCGCGTGCGCAGCGTCGTCGACGCGCCCGATGCACGGCCGCTCGTGGTACGGCACGGCACGATCGTGTTCGACAACGTGCAGTTCTCGCACGACGACAACGACAAGCCGGTGTTCGACGGCCTGAACCTGACGATTCGCGCCGGCGAACGGATCGGGCTGATCGGTCGCTCGGGCGCCGGCAAGTCGACGCTCGTGAACCTGCTGCTGCGCTTCTACGATGTCGACGGCGGCGCGATCCGGATCGACGGGCAGGACATCGCGCACGTCACGCAGGACAGCCTGCGCGCCGCGATCGGCATGGTCACGCAGGACACGTCGCTGCTGCACCGGACGATGCGCGAGAACATCCTGTACGGCCGCCCCGATGCGACCGAGCGCGAGCTGCGCGATGCGGCCGTGCGCGCGGAAGCGTCCGGGTTCATCGAGCAGCTGCGCGACCGGCACGGGCGCAGCGGCTACGACGTCGAGGTCGGCGAGCGCGGCGTGAAGCTGTCGGGCGGCCAGCGGCAGCGCGTCGCGATCGCGCGCGTGATGCTCAAGGACGCGCCGATCCTGGTGCTCGACGAAGCGACCAGCGCGCTCGATTCGGAAGTGGAGGTCGCGATCCAGCACAGCCTCGACCAGTTGATGAGCGGCAAGACGGTGATCGCGATCGCGCACCGGCTGTCGACGATCGCGGCGATGGACCGGCTGATCGTGCTCGACGAAGGGCGCATCGTCGAGGAAGGCACGCATCAGCAATTGCTGCAGGCGGGCGGGATCTATGCGGCGCTGTGGGCGCACCAGAGCGGCGGCTTCCTCGGCGAGACGGCGGACGAGGCGGCACCCGCGCAGTGAGCGTTGCGGCGAAGCCGCCCGTGAGCATGTGTGCACGCGATGCTCGCGGGCGGGTTCGGGATTGAATCCGCGTCCCGTTTCGACCGGCCGGACCCGCGATCAGGCGCGGCGCCCCGCCTCCCCGCGTTGAACGTCACCCAGCACGGTGACGAGGACGAGCGCCGCAATCAGCCCGAGGTGCTCGAAGAAGCTGTTGAGCGCCATGAAGCGCGCGACGCCCGTCTGGTTCCAGAAGTCGTTCGCCACCAGCATCGCGACGAGCGTCAGCATGCCGAGGCCGCCGGCGCCGAGCCACGTGAAGCGGCGCAGCACCACGCAAAGCGAACCGCCGATCTCGA
It encodes:
- a CDS encoding ABC transporter ATP-binding protein; amino-acid sequence: MYSWFERRLPTFPLEDPVTPPKGFFSFVWACTKGARGWLLLIALTSAALAAYEAALFAMMGRVVDWLSSATPANFGDRHFGALAGFAAILAGSALLIALHTMVKHQVLAINFPMRLRWLFHRLMLDQSLSFYANEFAGRVTTKIMQTALAVRDALFMSVDVVIGVAAYLIGILALAASFDWRLTVPLALWALGYGAACAYFVPRLGRVGSQQADARALMTGRITDAYSNITTVKLFSHTRREADHARRAMEAFKVTGDAQMRLVSAFEIVNHLLSTLLLVGSAGLALYLWMHGEASAGVVAAVIAMALRLSSYSHWIMWEMTELFENVGTIQDGITTLTRVRSVVDAPDARPLVVRHGTIVFDNVQFSHDDNDKPVFDGLNLTIRAGERIGLIGRSGAGKSTLVNLLLRFYDVDGGAIRIDGQDIAHVTQDSLRAAIGMVTQDTSLLHRTMRENILYGRPDATERELRDAAVRAEASGFIEQLRDRHGRSGYDVEVGERGVKLSGGQRQRVAIARVMLKDAPILVLDEATSALDSEVEVAIQHSLDQLMSGKTVIAIAHRLSTIAAMDRLIVLDEGRIVEEGTHQQLLQAGGIYAALWAHQSGGFLGETADEAAPAQ
- a CDS encoding DoxX family protein, with translation MSTTTGQYSPGWIRVLLAQPWVGALVRLALVSAFLIGGVDKALHFDDAIAEQAHFGLHPAALWAALAIVVEIGGSLCVVLRRFTWLGAGGLGMLTLVAMLVANDFWNQTGVARFMALNSFFEHLGLIAALVLVTVLGDVQRGEAGRRA